The following are from one region of the Chromobacterium phragmitis genome:
- the tagF gene encoding type VI secretion system-associated protein TagF produces MPLNFKRTQEVPPQYCIFGKLPRRADFVRVNATHPAAMQLDQLLAQSLQKVEFTEEATRGYLAMPPTSFVLQSRDQNWLSLGVIQPSRDEGGRNYPLVAASLVAIDPALPPTAILLLANELFFTGLREQLASAIDNSVEMLACKQFLEEQLRFGASSVADIDLAQQLLEKHLTVTTADSLSRSLSAAGRGDLESVLLAFVFHHRLLKKFRDSLPVQAYVLPLPAAEGDNVLAAVTWLALYHAATDNGAALEQCLIVRRPESHYLVLLPAGLNEQIASQCWGAPLDPKHVVDVDDVKAPWRNHQSYAEAAYVLGRQLNDPGLSLAQLRTVLSSLARNIA; encoded by the coding sequence ATGCCGCTCAATTTCAAGCGCACCCAGGAGGTGCCGCCGCAGTACTGCATTTTCGGCAAATTGCCGCGGCGCGCGGATTTCGTGCGCGTCAACGCCACCCATCCGGCGGCGATGCAGCTGGACCAGTTGTTGGCGCAGAGCTTGCAGAAAGTGGAGTTCACAGAGGAAGCCACGCGCGGCTATCTGGCGATGCCGCCGACCTCCTTCGTGCTGCAAAGCCGGGATCAAAACTGGCTGTCGCTGGGCGTGATCCAGCCCAGCCGCGACGAGGGCGGACGCAATTATCCGCTGGTGGCGGCGTCGCTGGTGGCGATCGACCCGGCGCTGCCGCCCACAGCCATCTTGCTGCTGGCCAACGAATTGTTCTTCACCGGCTTGCGGGAGCAACTGGCCAGCGCCATCGACAACTCGGTGGAAATGCTGGCGTGCAAGCAGTTCCTGGAGGAGCAGTTGCGTTTCGGCGCCTCTTCGGTGGCGGATATCGACCTGGCGCAGCAACTGCTGGAGAAGCACTTGACCGTGACGACGGCGGACTCGCTGTCGCGCAGCCTGAGCGCGGCCGGCCGCGGCGACTTGGAGTCGGTATTGCTGGCCTTTGTGTTTCATCATCGGCTGCTGAAGAAATTCCGCGACAGTCTGCCGGTGCAGGCCTATGTGCTGCCTTTGCCGGCTGCCGAGGGCGACAACGTGCTGGCCGCGGTCACTTGGCTGGCGCTGTATCACGCCGCCACCGACAACGGCGCGGCGCTGGAGCAATGCCTGATCGTGCGGCGCCCGGAAAGCCATTATCTGGTGCTGTTGCCGGCGGGTTTGAACGAGCAGATCGCCAGCCAGTGCTGGGGCGCGCCGCTCGATCCCAAGCACGTGGTGGATGTCGACGACGTGAAGGCGCCGTGGCGCAATCACCAGTCCTATGCCGAGGCGGCCTATGTGCTGGGGCGGCAGTTGAACGATCCGGGCCTGTCTTTAGCACAGTTGCGAACCGTTCTATCCAGTCTCGCGCGCAATATCGCGTAG
- the tssB gene encoding type VI secretion system contractile sheath small subunit, with amino-acid sequence MGKESTQKKLSRVRPPRVQITYDVEIGDAIETKELPFVLGVLGDYSGHSQNPLPKMKERKFVQVDRDNFDEVLKGMAPRLAMKVDNALKNDGTQLGVELNFENLSDFEPQNVVRQIDPLNQLLEARTRLADLRNKLAGNDKLEELLDEVVRDTEKLRQIGGKKEGDEQ; translated from the coding sequence ATGGGTAAGGAAAGCACTCAGAAAAAACTGTCGAGGGTCCGTCCGCCGCGCGTGCAGATCACCTATGACGTCGAGATCGGCGATGCGATCGAAACCAAGGAGCTGCCGTTCGTGTTGGGCGTGCTGGGCGACTATTCCGGCCACAGCCAGAATCCGCTGCCGAAAATGAAGGAGCGCAAATTCGTCCAGGTGGACCGCGACAACTTCGACGAGGTGCTGAAGGGCATGGCGCCGCGTCTGGCGATGAAGGTCGACAACGCTTTGAAGAACGACGGCACCCAGCTGGGCGTGGAGTTGAACTTCGAAAACCTGTCCGACTTCGAGCCGCAGAACGTGGTTCGCCAGATCGACCCGCTGAACCAGCTGCTGGAAGCCCGTACCCGCTTGGCCGACCTGCGCAACAAACTGGCCGGCAACGACAAGCTGGAAGAGCTGCTGGATGAAGTGGTGCGCGATACCGAGAAGCTGCGCCAGATCGGCGGCAAGAAGGAAGGAGACGAGCAGTGA
- the tssC gene encoding type VI secretion system contractile sheath large subunit: MSAELQQQAAPAAADGVSLLDSIIEQSRIATNDSEKSHTRDLIGELVDQVLQGSVTVSRDLSASIDARIAEIDQLISDQLNNVMHHAEFQKLEASWRGLNYLVMQSETSTQLKIKVLNASKKDLVKDFKAAAEFDQSALFKKIYEEEYGTFGGAPYAALVGDYEFTRHPEDFYLLDELSHVAASAHAPLISSADPGLFGLESFSDIGKPRDLAKIFDTVEYAKWKSFRESEDSRYVGLVLPHVLGRLPYGRDNVPVEAFDFEENVDGSNHDKYLWTNAAYAYAARLTDAFAQFGWLAAIRGVEGGGLVEGLPAHTFKTDDGEVALKCPTEVAITDRTEKLLSDLGFISLVHCKNTDYAAFFGGQSAQKAKTYNTDSANANARLSTQLPYIFAVSRIAHYMKSIMRDKIGSFASRQNVQDYLNTWLAQYVLLDDSASQEAKAKYPLREARVDVVEVPGKPGVYRAAAFLRPHFQLDELTISLRLVAELPQPAG, translated from the coding sequence GTGAGCGCGGAATTGCAACAACAGGCGGCGCCGGCCGCGGCCGATGGCGTCAGTCTGCTCGACAGCATCATCGAGCAGAGCCGCATCGCCACCAACGATAGCGAGAAGAGCCATACCCGCGACCTGATCGGCGAATTGGTCGACCAGGTGCTGCAAGGCAGCGTCACCGTCTCGCGCGACCTGTCGGCCAGCATCGACGCCCGCATCGCCGAGATCGACCAGCTGATCTCCGATCAGCTGAATAACGTGATGCACCACGCCGAGTTCCAAAAGCTGGAAGCGTCCTGGCGCGGGCTGAACTATCTGGTGATGCAGTCCGAGACCAGCACTCAGCTGAAGATCAAGGTGTTGAACGCGTCCAAGAAGGATCTGGTCAAGGACTTCAAGGCCGCGGCCGAGTTCGACCAGAGCGCGCTGTTCAAGAAAATCTACGAGGAAGAGTACGGCACCTTCGGCGGCGCGCCTTACGCCGCGCTGGTGGGCGACTACGAATTCACCCGCCATCCGGAAGACTTCTACTTGCTGGACGAGCTGTCGCACGTGGCCGCCTCCGCCCACGCGCCGCTGATCTCGTCGGCCGATCCGGGCCTGTTCGGCCTGGAAAGCTTCTCCGACATCGGCAAGCCGCGCGATCTGGCCAAGATCTTCGACACTGTCGAATACGCGAAGTGGAAGTCCTTCCGCGAATCGGAAGATTCCCGCTACGTCGGCTTGGTGCTCCCGCACGTGCTGGGCCGCCTGCCGTACGGCCGCGACAACGTGCCGGTGGAAGCATTCGACTTCGAAGAGAACGTCGACGGCAGCAACCACGACAAATACTTGTGGACCAACGCCGCCTACGCCTACGCGGCGCGCCTGACCGACGCCTTCGCCCAATTCGGCTGGCTGGCCGCCATCCGCGGCGTGGAGGGCGGCGGCCTGGTGGAAGGCCTGCCGGCCCACACCTTCAAGACCGACGACGGCGAAGTGGCGCTGAAGTGCCCGACCGAGGTGGCGATCACCGACCGCACTGAAAAGCTGTTGTCCGATCTGGGCTTCATCTCGCTGGTGCACTGCAAGAACACCGACTACGCCGCCTTCTTCGGCGGCCAGTCGGCGCAGAAAGCCAAAACCTACAACACCGACTCGGCCAACGCCAACGCCCGGCTGTCGACGCAGCTGCCGTACATCTTCGCGGTATCCCGCATCGCGCATTACATGAAGTCCATCATGCGCGACAAGATCGGCAGCTTCGCTTCGCGCCAGAACGTGCAGGACTACCTGAACACCTGGCTGGCCCAGTATGTGCTGTTGGACGATTCCGCCAGCCAGGAAGCCAAGGCCAAGTATCCGCTGCGCGAAGCGCGCGTCGATGTGGTGGAAGTGCCGGGCAAGCCGGGCGTCTACCGCGCCGCGGCCTTCCTGCGTCCCCATTTCCAGCTCGACGAGCTGACGATTTCTTTGCGTCTGGTGGCAGAGCTGCCGCAGCCGGCGGGCTAA
- a CDS encoding Hcp family type VI secretion system effector: protein MAFDAFLKIDGIPGESGDDKHKDWIEIQSFSHKLEQPAQATASSAGGATAERVNHGVYEITHFLDKASPKIYEACCTGKHIKEITIELCRAGGDKVKYMEIKMEQVLISKVEPHGSATDSGFPAEKVSFSYGKIKWTYTQQKRADGAGGGNVSAGWDLTANKVIA, encoded by the coding sequence ATGGCTTTTGATGCATTCCTGAAGATCGATGGCATTCCTGGCGAAAGCGGCGACGACAAGCACAAAGACTGGATCGAAATCCAATCCTTCAGCCACAAGCTGGAACAGCCGGCTCAAGCCACCGCTAGCTCCGCTGGCGGCGCTACCGCCGAACGCGTGAACCACGGCGTGTACGAAATCACCCACTTCCTGGACAAAGCCAGCCCGAAGATCTACGAAGCTTGCTGCACCGGCAAGCACATCAAAGAGATCACCATCGAGCTGTGCCGCGCAGGTGGCGACAAGGTGAAGTACATGGAAATCAAGATGGAACAAGTCCTGATCTCCAAGGTTGAGCCGCACGGTTCTGCCACCGACTCCGGCTTCCCGGCCGAAAAGGTGAGCTTTAGCTACGGCAAGATCAAGTGGACCTACACCCAGCAGAAGCGCGCCGACGGCGCCGGCGGCGGCAATGTCAGCGCCGGTTGGGACCTGACCGCTAACAAAGTTATCGCCTAA
- a CDS encoding OmpA family protein, translated as MKRLLIALVVALSCAACKTVPSKEQVEASKAAAAADEAKAQIAKQAAANYAADATLVPFEKMSAKLNPVGEAQLDLLLPRLKTAKTILVRGHCYRRDIGNAKAASQSRAAAVRDYLLNAGIPSSKITVRYDTERPLHAARLVIGN; from the coding sequence ATGAAACGTTTGTTGATCGCATTGGTGGTTGCATTGTCTTGCGCCGCCTGCAAAACGGTGCCGAGCAAGGAGCAGGTGGAAGCCAGCAAGGCTGCCGCCGCCGCCGATGAGGCCAAGGCGCAGATTGCCAAACAGGCCGCCGCCAACTACGCGGCCGACGCTACCCTGGTTCCGTTCGAAAAAATGAGCGCCAAGCTCAATCCGGTAGGCGAAGCCCAGCTGGATCTGTTGCTGCCCAGGCTGAAGACGGCCAAAACCATTCTGGTTCGCGGCCACTGCTATCGCCGCGACATCGGCAACGCCAAGGCGGCCTCCCAGAGCCGCGCCGCCGCCGTGCGCGACTACCTGCTGAATGCCGGCATTCCGTCCAGCAAGATCACGGTGCGTTACGACACCGAACGTCCGCTGCATGCGGCACGTCTGGTCATCGGCAACTGA
- a CDS encoding type VI secretion system Vgr family protein, whose translation MDLSSLLASFASAFNQDQRLLTLELGGGHVAAEQLLPQSLDGEEGVSQAYRHVVTCLSPDGAIELKTLLGQSARIGIADPAGRESLRCGVVSQARLLGSDGGFSQYQLTIEPPIALLRHRRTSRVFQDMTVPDIVQQIVHEHQAANPVFARAQALEFKVGPAQPRSYCLQYREDDFSFIVRLLHEEGYAWRFEHLDGDSPQVKLAVFDDVYSLPPAEVERVRFHRSDATEEEDGLTDWSASRRIVPGNVALATFDYQPVSTQHTGDSSQIDQGQGGQALQSSLQDYDPQSLYYAGDAEQLSHYARLRQQAHDRLAKQFEGAGSIRGLTAGQWFRLDDHPAHDGDSHEQREFVVTGQRLQARNNLPTDLKAILPAGEPADAPFSTQIQAQRRGIPLTPAYAGTESAKPTSLGVQTATVVGPAGEEVHTDAQGRIKVQFHWQRPEEHPAIGAGLDDISSCWLRVAMPSAGAGWGHQFIPRIGQEVLVDFIEGDIDRPLITGVLYNGSHPTPDFSGAGSLPANKTLSGIKSKEHQGGGYNELLFDDTPGEVRAKLSSEPGKTQLNQGYLAHPRSNGKAQPRGEGFELRTDHHGAIRAAHGLLLSTEAQNGAGGKQLAREHAQSQLDSALSLSQALAETATGQLADAMETGPDEISSDNAKAGKKSDGHLQHHADALKAWEAGSNTDKDGKTAKDQAGQQPLLILSGPAGIAALTEQSQTVSAGQNLNLVAQRDANHTTGRRWLHNVGQHISLFVSGVKDKVALKLIAAKGKVQVQAQSDAMELTADKDLSITSVKQKIQFNGKQEILLTSGGAYVRIKDGKIELHAPGTVSFKGASHDWSGGTSMSLPFPQFPKEVCVECLLRSAKAGSAFSKVQ comes from the coding sequence ATGGACCTTAGCTCACTCCTCGCCAGCTTCGCCTCCGCCTTCAACCAGGACCAACGCCTGCTCACGCTGGAGCTGGGCGGCGGGCACGTCGCCGCCGAGCAGCTGCTGCCGCAAAGCCTGGACGGCGAGGAAGGGGTGTCACAGGCCTATCGACATGTCGTGACCTGCTTGTCTCCCGACGGCGCCATCGAGCTCAAGACCCTGCTCGGCCAATCCGCCCGCATCGGCATCGCCGACCCCGCCGGCCGCGAGAGCCTGCGCTGCGGCGTGGTCAGCCAGGCCAGGCTGCTGGGCTCCGACGGCGGTTTTTCCCAGTACCAGCTGACCATCGAGCCGCCGATCGCGCTGCTGCGCCATCGCCGCACCTCCCGCGTGTTCCAGGACATGACGGTGCCGGACATCGTCCAGCAGATCGTCCACGAGCATCAGGCGGCCAACCCGGTGTTCGCCCGCGCGCAAGCCCTCGAGTTCAAGGTGGGGCCGGCCCAGCCCCGCAGTTATTGCTTACAATATCGCGAAGACGACTTCAGCTTCATCGTCCGCCTGCTGCATGAAGAGGGCTATGCCTGGCGCTTCGAGCACCTGGACGGAGACAGCCCCCAGGTCAAGCTGGCGGTGTTCGACGACGTCTACAGCCTGCCGCCGGCCGAAGTGGAGCGAGTGCGCTTCCACCGCAGCGACGCCACCGAAGAAGAGGACGGCCTCACCGACTGGAGCGCCAGCCGCCGGATCGTCCCCGGCAACGTGGCGCTGGCCACCTTCGACTACCAGCCGGTGTCCACCCAGCACACCGGCGACAGCAGCCAGATCGACCAGGGCCAGGGCGGCCAGGCGCTGCAATCCAGCCTGCAGGACTACGACCCGCAAAGTCTTTACTACGCCGGCGACGCCGAGCAGCTCAGCCACTACGCCCGGCTGCGGCAGCAGGCGCACGACCGGCTGGCCAAGCAATTCGAAGGCGCCGGCTCCATCCGTGGCCTCACCGCCGGCCAATGGTTCCGCCTGGACGACCACCCGGCGCACGACGGCGACAGCCACGAGCAGCGCGAATTCGTCGTCACCGGCCAACGCCTCCAGGCGCGCAACAACCTGCCGACCGACCTGAAAGCCATCCTGCCGGCCGGCGAACCCGCCGACGCCCCATTTAGCACCCAGATCCAGGCCCAGCGCCGCGGCATCCCGCTGACCCCGGCCTACGCCGGCACCGAATCGGCCAAGCCCACCAGCCTGGGCGTGCAGACCGCCACCGTGGTCGGCCCCGCCGGCGAAGAAGTCCACACCGATGCCCAGGGCCGCATCAAGGTGCAGTTCCACTGGCAGCGGCCGGAAGAACACCCCGCCATCGGCGCCGGCCTCGACGACATATCCTCCTGCTGGCTGCGCGTCGCCATGCCATCAGCCGGCGCCGGCTGGGGCCACCAGTTCATCCCGCGCATCGGCCAGGAAGTGCTGGTCGACTTCATCGAAGGCGACATCGACCGCCCGCTGATCACCGGCGTGCTGTACAACGGCAGCCACCCCACGCCCGACTTCAGCGGCGCCGGCAGCCTGCCCGCCAACAAGACCCTGTCCGGCATCAAATCCAAAGAACATCAGGGCGGCGGCTACAACGAGCTGCTGTTCGACGACACCCCCGGCGAAGTGCGCGCCAAGCTGAGCTCTGAGCCCGGCAAAACCCAGCTCAACCAGGGCTACCTCGCCCATCCGCGCAGCAACGGCAAAGCCCAGCCGCGCGGCGAAGGTTTCGAACTGCGCACCGACCACCACGGCGCCATCCGCGCCGCCCACGGCCTGCTGCTGTCCACCGAGGCGCAAAACGGCGCCGGCGGCAAACAGCTCGCCAGAGAACACGCGCAATCGCAGCTCGACTCGGCCCTCAGCCTCTCGCAAGCGCTGGCCGAAACCGCCACCGGCCAACTGGCCGACGCCATGGAGACCGGCCCCGACGAGATCAGCTCGGACAACGCCAAGGCCGGCAAGAAGAGCGACGGCCACCTGCAACACCACGCCGACGCGCTGAAGGCCTGGGAAGCGGGATCGAACACCGACAAGGACGGCAAAACGGCGAAAGACCAAGCCGGCCAGCAGCCGCTGCTGATCCTGTCCGGCCCGGCCGGCATCGCCGCCCTCACCGAACAAAGCCAGACCGTCTCCGCCGGCCAGAACCTGAATCTAGTCGCCCAGCGCGACGCCAACCACACCACCGGCCGACGCTGGCTGCACAACGTCGGCCAGCACATCAGCCTGTTCGTGTCGGGGGTGAAGGACAAGGTGGCGCTGAAGCTGATCGCGGCGAAGGGGAAGGTGCAGGTGCAGGCGCAGAGCGACGCGATGGAGCTGACGGCGGATAAGGACCTCTCCATTACCTCGGTCAAACAGAAAATCCAGTTCAACGGCAAACAGGAAATCCTACTCACCAGCGGCGGAGCTTATGTGCGGATCAAGGATGGCAAGATAGAGCTGCACGCGCCGGGCACCGTCAGCTTCAAGGGAGCCAGTCATGATTGGAGCGGGGGGACGAGCATGAGCCTGCCGTTCCCGCAGTTTCCCAAGGAGGTGTGCGTAGAGTGCCTGCTGCGCAGCGCCAAAGCCGGTTCCGCATTCAGCAAGGTGCAATGA